Proteins found in one Gopherus flavomarginatus isolate rGopFla2 chromosome 18, rGopFla2.mat.asm, whole genome shotgun sequence genomic segment:
- the TNNT1 gene encoding troponin T, slow skeletal muscle, with translation MEKDLLELQTLIDVHFEQRKKEEEELVGLMERIERRRAERNEQVRVRTEKERERQAKLAEEKLRKEEEEAKKRAEDDAKKKKVLSNMPHFGGYLVKAEQKRGKRQTGREMKNRILAERRKPLNIDSMREDELRAKAKELHDWIHQLESEKFDLMEKLKRQKYEINILYNSISHAQKFKKGAPKGRLGGRWK, from the exons ATGGAGAAggacctgctggagctgcagaCGCTCATCGATGTGCACTTCGAGCAgaggaagaaggaggaggaggaactcgTCGGCTTGATGGAGAGAATT GAGCGCCGCCGAGCGGAACGGAACGAGCAGGTGCGGGTCCGGACCGAGAAGGAGCGTGAACGCCAGGCCAAGCTAGCG GAAGAGAAGCTgcgcaaggaggaggaggaggccaaGAAACGGGCCGAAGACGATGCCAAGAAGAAGAAGGTTCTGTCCAACATGCCGCATTTCGGGGGCTATCTGGTCAAG GCCGAGCAGAAGCGGGGCAAGCGGCAGACGGGGCGGGAGATGAAGAACCGGATCTTGGCCGAGCGACGGAAGCCCCTAAACATCGATAGCATGCGGGAGGATGAGCTGAg GGCGAAGGCCAAGGAGCTGCATGACTGGATCCACCAGCTGGAGTCGGAGAAGTTTGACCTCATGGAGAAACTCAAGCGCCAGAAATACGAG ATTAACATCCTTTACAACAGCATCAGCCATGCCCAGAAATT CAAGAAGGGGGCCCCCAAGGGCCGCCTGGGCGGCCGCTGGAAATGA